A genomic region of Serinus canaria isolate serCan28SL12 chromosome 1A, serCan2020, whole genome shotgun sequence contains the following coding sequences:
- the FGL2 gene encoding fibroleukin, with product MKLLIYIVLLKSTLLALTNVFAVILEEEENAKEAKLTETCAIKLKTNRKCDEGEDCPYQINLPPMTIQIPKEFKLLEKTLKEVQTLKESVNKLKKCCQDCKLQADDNQERDRSNEFLLPNTAENSESQDNRVQELQSKVNRMATSLKNAKSQIQTLQGRLEKLSLINMNNVEHYVDSKVANLTFAVNNLDNKCSSKCPAMQARPVIQIMQRDCADHYTAGRRSNGIYRISPDPRNESFEVYCDMQTQGGGWTVLQRRQDGSTNFNRTWNDYKQGFGNLSREFWLGNDKIHLLTRSQEMQLRIDLEDFNGIREYAKYDHFYVANEYLKYRLSVHGYSGTAGDALHYSRHYNHDQKFFTTPDKDNDRYPSGNCGAYYSSGWWFDACLSANLNGKYYHKKYKGVRNGIFWGTWHGISDDVPTGYRQSFKSVKIMIRPKSFVQ from the exons ATGAAGCTCCTCATTTACATAGTCTTGCTGAAGTCAACTCTCCTTGCTTTGACAAATGtttttgcagttattttagaagaagaagagaatGCTAAAGAAGCAAAACTTACTGAGACTTGTGCCATAAAACTCAAAACTAATCGGAAATGTGATGAAGGAGAGGATTGTCCTTATCAGATAAATTTGCCTCCGATGACCATCCAGATACCCAAAGAATTCAAACTGCTTGAGAAGACTCTCAAAGAAGTACAGACCCTTAAAGAATCAGTAAACAAGCTGAAAAAATGCTGCCAAGATTGCAAGCTGCAAGCAGATGACAACCAGGAAAGAGACAGAAGTAATGAATTCCTGCTACccaacactgcagaaaacagTGAAAGCCAAGATAACAGAGTACAGGAACTGCAAAGCAAAGTTAACAGAATGGCAACCAgcttaaaaaatgcaaagagcCAGATTCAGACACTGCAGGGTCGTTTAGAGAAGCTGAGCCTCATAAACATGAACAATGTGGAACATTATGTTGACAGCAAAGTTGCAAATTTGACATTTGCTGTGAACAACCTGGATAACAAATGTTCTTCTAAGTGTCCAGCAATGCAAGCAAGACCTG TTATACAAATAATGCAGAGAGACTGTGCTGACCATTacacagcagggagaaggagtAATGGAATCTACAGGATTAGCCCTGATCCCAGAAACGAGAGCTTTGAAGTTTACTGTGACATGCAAACACAAGGAGGCGGCTGGACAGTGCTGCAACGGCGTCAGGATGGCAGCACCAACTTCAACAGAACCTGGAATGACTACAAACAGGGCTTTGGAAACCTCAGCAGGGAGTTCTGGCTAGGCAATGACAAAATTCACCTCCTGACAAGGAGCCAGGAAATGCAACTGAGAATTGATCTGGAAGATTTCAATGGGATCAGAGAATATGCCAAATATGACCACTTCTACGTGGCCAACGAGTACCTCAAGTACCGTCTCAGCGTCCACGGCTACAGCggcacagcaggagatgctctCCACTACAGCAGGCACTACAACCATGACCAAAAGTTCTTTACAACCCCAGACAAGGACAATGACAGGTACCCCTCAGGAAACTGTGGTGCCTACTACAGCTCTGGCTGGTGGTTTGATGCCTGCTTGTCGGCCAATCTCAATGGCAAGTACTACCACAAGAAATACAAAGGGGTTCGCAATGGCATTTTCTGGGGTACATGGCATGGAATTTCGGATGATGTTCCCACTGGATATAGGCAATCCTTTAAATCAGTAAAGATCATGATCAGACCCAAAAGTTTTGTGCAGTAA